In Trichlorobacter lovleyi, the DNA window TCGTGAGACAGTTTGGTCCCTATCTACCGTGGGCGCAGGATACTTGAGAAGAGCTGTCCTTAGTACGAGAGGACCGGGATGGACGTACCGCTGGTGTTCCAGTTGTTCCGCCAGGAGCAGTCGCTGGGTAGCTAAGTACGGAAAGGATAACCGCTGAAAGCATCTAAGCGGGAAGCCTCCTTCAAGATTAGGTATCCCTGGGTGTAACAACCCCTGAAGGCCCGTTGTAGACCACAACGTTGATAGGCTAGGTGTGTAAGCGCAGTAATGCGTTCAGCTTACTAGTACTAATCGGCCGTGAGGCTTGACCATAAAAAAATAAATGGAAGGGGGGTGTTAACCCACCCCCCAACCTATAAAGCAATCGACTCCAAAAACTAAACAACTACAATCCCTCAAATGCAATTGGAAATCAATTCGGGTAAGCAGCCTGCCATGTGCTGTTGCTTGACCCAAAAGATTTCTGGTGGCTATGCCGAGGGGGCCACACCCGTTCCCATCCCGAACACGGAAGTTAAGCCCCTCTGGGCCGATGATACTGCACGGGTAGCTGTGTGGGAAAGTAGGTCGCCGCCAGAATTAATTACAGAAGCCCCGCCCAGGTATACCTGAGCGGGGCTTCTGCGTTAATCGTTAATCAAGAAGTCAGCCCTCTCCGCTGCATACTTGAGTAGTTAGTAGTTACATCCAGTTACCCTGAGAAAGTTGGGAGAGTGAGTGCACAATTGAATCTGCCTGCTGGAGTTTTGAGTCAGGGTAACTATTAGAAACAGCAACGACTTTCAGGCCGGCACCTTTGGCAGACTGAATTCCTGCGGGTGTGTCTTCTATTGCATAGATAACGCTGTTGGAATCAAGCTGATGGGGATAACTGTAGAGCAATTTATCCCTTGCGCCTATGTAGCTAGCTGGATCAGGTTTACTTTGTGGTACATCATCAGCTGTAACAATATGACTGAAAAAATCTTTGATTTTTAACTGTTCTAGTATCGGTATGATATCGCTTCGAAGTGCCCCGCTGCTAATTGCAAGCGGTATTCCCTGATCTGCCAGTTCTTGAATAAGTTCAATGACCCCTGGGTAGGGGGTGACGCCTTGCGTTACAACTTCTTCAAAAATAGCTGCTTTTTGATTAATGAGTAGTTGCAAAACGTCTTGGCTTACTTCTTTACCTGCTGTGTGAAACGCCTCCCTGAAGGCATCTCTATCATCAAATCCCATGTATTTATCAGTATATTCCTGCCAACTGTATCCCATCCCCTGCGGTTCCAGAATTGTCTGAAACACCTGGTAGTGAATCGGTTCCGTGTCCACGATGACTCCATCAAAATCAAATATGACAGCTGCTGGATACATGCTTATTGATGTCCTTTCATAGGCAAAGGGCAGGTATAAACTCCCTGCCCTTTGCATTACCACATTCTATGGTGAGCTAAAATACTATTTTTTGAATTTGGCTAGTGGTGATGCAATGTTTGCTGCAATATCAATCGATTTTGTCGGGTCTCCCTGACTGTCAGTGCCGCTGGCAATTTTAGCCCTGATCCTCGCGTTAACTCGCGCCAAATCAAGACCGGTAGAGGTCACTACTTCAGCGAGAACCTCTTCTGTTGCAATCAAATGATATGCCATATTCTCGACTTTTTGAACCAGTATATCGAGTGTTTCACTCAGAGTACCGACGAGGCAGGATAGTGTTGAAAGATTTTCAACAACCAGCTGTTCACCCGATAGATCCGATACGAGTGGTGTTGCCTTCTTGCGGGGGGCCTTCGCAGTAGGTTTGGGAGGAGTCGCTTTGGTTGGAGCCTTTACTGCTGCCTTTTTTGCCGATTTGTTGGTTGCCATGGTGGTAATGTCTCCTTTCATGATTGTAGATTACAGGTTGATAAGATTACATCAAAATTATTTATAGCGTATCACGGACTTTGGTCGGGTCAAGTGTCGTATGAAAAAAAGTGAACCGTAAAAGGCATTAGTTTTACGGTTGACGATTCGGGATTATGCATTATTATTAGTTCGGTTGACAGCTGGTCTCTTATTTGGATTCAGCAATGCATCGGTTATCATATTACATGAGGAGGAACAGGTATGGCTTTGCGCGTTGCAATCAATGGTTTTGGACGTATTGGCAGGATGGTTCTCAGAGCGGCTTGCAAGGATAAGAATATTGAATTTGTAGCTATCAATGACCTGACTTCTGCTGCCACCTTGGCGCATCTCTTTAAGTATGATTCTGTGCATGGTGTGTTTCCCGGCAAGGTGGAAGCAAAGGACGATCAGCTGATTATTAACGGCAAGGCAATTAAGATCTTTGCCGTTAAAAATCCGGAAGAACTGCCTTGGAAAAAAGAGAAGGTTGATATCGTACTAGAGTGTACTGGTATCTTTACTGATCGTTCAAAGGCCGAACTGCACCTTAAGGCTGGTGCAAAGAAGGTGATTATCTCGGCTCCTGCTACCAATGAGGATATTACTATTGTGATGGGCGTTAACCAGCACCTGTATGATCCTAAGAAACATAACATCATTTCAAATGCCTCCTGTACCACTAACTGTCTGGCTCCGGTCGCCAAGGTGCTGCATGAAACCTTCGGAATTGAAAAGGGTTTGGTCACTACGGTTCACTCGTATACCAATGACCAGAATATTCTGGACCTTCCCCACAAGGATCTGCGCCGTGCCCGTGCTGCTGCCATGTCAATGATCCCAACCACAACCGGTGCAGCAAAGGCTGTCTCGCTGGTGCTTCCAGAGCTGAAGGGGAAGCTGGATGGTATGGCTATCCGTGTGCCGACCCCGAATGTTTCAGTCGTTGACTTGGTGGTTACCCTGAAGAAAAAGACCGATGCAGCCAAGGTTAACGCCGCGCTGAAGAAAGCCTCAAAAGGTGCCCTGAAAGGCGTGCTTGGATACGAAGAGGCTCCCCTTGTCTCTATCGATTATAATGGCAATCAGCTTTCTTCGATTGTAGATGCCTCTTGTACTAAGGTACAGGATGGGAATCTGGTCAAGGTACTTTCCTGGTACGATAATGAATGCGGTTTTTCCAATCGCGTGGTTGACCTTATGAGACTGATTGATAGCAAAAAGTAGCTGTTTGATTATACATTGTCGGAGGGGGAGCTCTAGTCCCCCTCTTTTTTTGTCAGATGCCAATTTATAGCGGGAGGAGCTCATGCCGATTCGTTACATTGATCAATTGAAGGACCTGAAGGGGAAAAAGGTGTTTATTCGGGTCGATTTTAACGTGCCTCAGGATGAGAAGGGCAACATAACCGAGGATACTCGTATTGCAGGTGCTGTCCCTACCATTAAATATGCGGTTGAGCAGGGGGCGAAAGTCGTACTCGCTTCTCACCTGGGCCGTCCCAAAGGGGAAAAAAAGCCCAAATATACCATGGCTCCGGCAGCCAAACGGCTTTCCCAGCTGTTGGGTAAAAAGGTTGTGCAGGCCCCGGACTGTTTTGGCCCTGAAGTTTCTAAGGTGATTGATTCCATGAAGCCCGGTGATGTGGTGATGCTGGAGAATGTCCGTTTTTACCCGGGTGAGGAGAAGAATGACCCTGAGTTTGCCCAACAACTGATTAATGGCTGTGAAATCTATGTTAACGATGCCTTTGCTGTTTCCCATCGGGCGCACGCTTCGGTTGAGGCGATAACCAAGCTGGTGCCTACCATTGCAGCAGGCTTTCTGATGAAAAACGAAATGACCTTCTTTGATAAAGCAATGAGTAATCCGGTGCGTCCTTTAGTTGCCATTCTTGGGGGGGCGAAGGTCTCCGGCAAGCTGGAGGTGCTTGAGACACTGGTTAACAAGGTTGACAAGATTGTAATCGGCGGAGGCATGGCTTTTACCTTTCTAAAAGCCATGGGATACGGTGTTGGTAAATCTCTGGTTGAAGATGAACTTATTCCAACCGCCAAAAAGATTATGGATAAAGCGAAAAAGAAAGGGGTCACGTTTTATCTGCCGGTTGATTGCGTGGTCGCCAATGCCT includes these proteins:
- a CDS encoding HAD family hydrolase produces the protein MYPAAVIFDFDGVIVDTEPIHYQVFQTILEPQGMGYSWQEYTDKYMGFDDRDAFREAFHTAGKEVSQDVLQLLINQKAAIFEEVVTQGVTPYPGVIELIQELADQGIPLAISSGALRSDIIPILEQLKIKDFFSHIVTADDVPQSKPDPASYIGARDKLLYSYPHQLDSNSVIYAIEDTPAGIQSAKGAGLKVVAVSNSYPDSKLQQADSIVHSLSQLSQGNWM
- a CDS encoding phosphoglycerate kinase — translated: MPIRYIDQLKDLKGKKVFIRVDFNVPQDEKGNITEDTRIAGAVPTIKYAVEQGAKVVLASHLGRPKGEKKPKYTMAPAAKRLSQLLGKKVVQAPDCFGPEVSKVIDSMKPGDVVMLENVRFYPGEEKNDPEFAQQLINGCEIYVNDAFAVSHRAHASVEAITKLVPTIAAGFLMKNEMTFFDKAMSNPVRPLVAILGGAKVSGKLEVLETLVNKVDKIVIGGGMAFTFLKAMGYGVGKSLVEDELIPTAKKIMDKAKKKGVTFYLPVDCVVANAFEANATNFVTTVQEIPEGWMALDIGPASATLFAETLRDAKTVIWNGPMGVFEMDAFCRGTFAVAEAVGNCYATTVIGGGDTDAAVNKAGVAAKVSYISTGGGAFLELLEGKILPGVKALDVKK
- the gap gene encoding type I glyceraldehyde-3-phosphate dehydrogenase — encoded protein: MALRVAINGFGRIGRMVLRAACKDKNIEFVAINDLTSAATLAHLFKYDSVHGVFPGKVEAKDDQLIINGKAIKIFAVKNPEELPWKKEKVDIVLECTGIFTDRSKAELHLKAGAKKVIISAPATNEDITIVMGVNQHLYDPKKHNIISNASCTTNCLAPVAKVLHETFGIEKGLVTTVHSYTNDQNILDLPHKDLRRARAAAMSMIPTTTGAAKAVSLVLPELKGKLDGMAIRVPTPNVSVVDLVVTLKKKTDAAKVNAALKKASKGALKGVLGYEEAPLVSIDYNGNQLSSIVDASCTKVQDGNLVKVLSWYDNECGFSNRVVDLMRLIDSKK